A genome region from Bufo gargarizans isolate SCDJY-AF-19 chromosome 2, ASM1485885v1, whole genome shotgun sequence includes the following:
- the TRAPPC14 gene encoding trafficking protein particle complex subunit 14 has protein sequence MESQCDYSMIFPACPVLPADLPGRYRSLPRRNHLYLGETLRFLLVLRLRSSGEVVQDRAGSEACCRGDSSQESPGPESCSWAPLAASLSALASVCPGEEELEEEEESGEDGGGCYRGCRAILSQQHPAGAGPGTPVTDPIVSCDEVIFPLSVSLDRLPPSTVKAKIVVTVWKRDSEQCRVKALGYRSLLLNSTPAQIFKEEQAAFKAQVSTLLTVLPPPTLRCRQISVSGKHLTALKVLNTSSQDELCIRDVRILPNFNASYLPVMPDGSVLLVDNVCHQSGDISMASFLRLHSCSSQLPSMLCSLEEHNFLFQLQTGERPPEDAKEGLEVPLIAIIHWSTPKLPFTSGIYTHYKLPSIRLERPRFVMTARCDSPVQTHTPFRVTYTLLNDLQDFLAVRLVWTPDTNMAAGGRCLTEEERRGTQAAQEAVVCYTPINSLGFCRKGSSVTIGVTFMALKAGLFELSQHMKLKLQFTASVSQAPPDARPVSRRSSPSSPALRDLERQQQGGALGRSQSFSHQQPPRGQLIRTGSVMERRAITPPVGSPLGRPLYLPPERAALSLDKIAKRQCKVLVVNPVQ, from the exons ATGGAGTCGCAGTGCGATTACTCGATGATCTTCCCGGCATGTCCCGTGTTACCGGCGGACCTCCCGGGCCGGTACCGCTCCCTCCCCCGCCGCAATCACCTGTACCTGGGCGAGACGCTGCGTTTCCTGCTGGTATTGCGGCTTCGGAGTTCCGGGGAGGTCGTGCAGGACAGGGCGGGGTCGGAGGCCTGCTGCCGCGGGGACAGTTCTCAGGAGAGCCCGGGGCCTGAGAGCTGCTCCTGGGCCCCGCTGGCGGCTTCTCTCTCCGCGCTGGCCAGTGTGTGCccgggggaggaggagctggaggaggaggaggagagcggCGAGGACGGCGGCGGCTGCTACCGGGGGTGCCGGGCCATCCTGAGCCAGCAGCATCCGGCGGGGGCCGGCCCGGGG ACCCCCGTCACGGACCCCATAGTATCTTGTGACGAGGTCATCTTCCCCCTCTCCGTGTCTCTAGATCGCCTGCCACCCTCCACAGTCAAAGCTAAG ATAGTGGTCACAGTCTGGAAGAGGGACTCCGAGCAGTGCCGGGTGAAGGCGCTCGGCTATCGCTCTCTGCTGCTCAACTCCACCCCAGCGCAGATCTTCAAGGAGGAGCAGGCCGCCTTCAAGGCTCAAG TGAGTACCCTCCTCACAGTGCTCCCACCTCCCACCCTCAGGTGCCGCCAGATCAGTGTATCCGGGAAACACCTCACAGCCCTGAAAG TGCTGAACACCTCCTCTCAGGATGAACTCTGTATTCGGGATGTTCGGATACTTCCCAACTTCAATGCCAGCTACCTGCCTGTCATGCCTGACGGATCCGTGCTCCTCGTGGACAATGTCTG TCACCAGTCCGGAGATATCAGTATGGCCTCCTTCCTGCGCCTGCACAGCTGCTCGTCCCAGTTACCCAGCATGCTCTGCTCCCTGGAGGAGCACAATTTCTTATTCCAGCTGCAGACCGGAGAGCGCCCCCCTGAGGATGCCAAAGAG GGTCTGGAGGTCCCTTTAATTGCTATAATTCACTGGTCCACCCCAAAGCTGCCATTTACGTCTGGAATATACACCCATTACAA ACTCCCGAGTATCCGTCTGGAGAGGCCGCGGTTTGTGATGACGGCGCGCTGTGACTCCCCAGTACAGACGCACACCCCTTTTCGGGTTACCTACACTCTGCTGAATGACTTGCAGGACTTCCTGGCTGTCCGACTGGTCTGGACCCCGGATACCAACATGGCGGCAGGCG GTAGGTGTCTGACAGAAGAGGAGCGGCGAGGTACACAGGCAGCGCAGGAGGCGGTCGTCTGCTACACCCCCATCAATAGTCTGGGCTTCTGCCGGAAAGGCAGCTCCGTCACCATCGGCGTCACATTCATGGCGCTAAAGGCTGGGCTGTTCGAG CTCTCCCAGCACATGAAGCTGAAGCTGCAGTTCACGGCGAGTGTTTCTCAGGCCCCTCCGGACGCTCGTCCCGTCTCACGCAGGAGTAGTCCCAGCAGCCCCGCCTTGAGGGACCTAGAGAGACAGCAGCAAGGGGGCGCTCTAGGGAGGTCGCAGTCCTTCTCTCACCAGCAGCCTCCTCGTGGGCAGCTCATCAG GACTGGAAGCGTGATGGAGCGGCGCGCTATCACCCCACCCGTGGGATCTCCCTTGGGTCGACCCCTCTATTTGCCCCCCGAGCGGGCTGCTCTGTCTCTGGATAAAATTGCAAAGCGGCAGTGTAAAGTCCTGGTGGTGAATCCGGTCCAGTGA